In the genome of Nitrospira japonica, one region contains:
- a CDS encoding DUF2914 domain-containing protein, which yields MSPLGKVQSILAKPFMPAVFFFSGVTYDTLTLTRIDRLQDNLLLLLYILLLGTLIVLTGRLGIEPPPDRAQLASFPPLVRWTLGSRPYYPMVSQFLLGGLFSAYAVFYSRSASLTGTAVFFGLLVLLLVGNEFLRDRLSNLRLTVSLYALVCFSFFTFFLPVMTGLMNAAMFLLGAVLSGLVTLRVVELIYRNNPDRSRREAVGVTAPALALIALLVSFYFLNWIPPVPLSLKFGGIYHEVKKSDDRFELSYAKKWYEVWKRSDTVFPADEPVYCFTAVFAPVSLNTTVYHHWYFRARHDRPFTHADRIPVRISGGREGGYRAYTFKQRLDSGEWRVDVESEDGRIIGRVSVTVEQDYGMGPLVTTFY from the coding sequence ATGAGCCCGCTCGGGAAGGTTCAATCGATTCTCGCCAAGCCGTTCATGCCGGCCGTGTTTTTCTTCTCCGGCGTGACCTATGACACGCTGACCTTGACGCGTATCGACCGGCTGCAGGACAACTTACTGTTGCTGCTCTACATTCTGTTGCTCGGAACCCTGATCGTGCTGACCGGCCGGTTGGGAATCGAGCCGCCTCCCGATCGCGCGCAGCTGGCCTCATTCCCCCCGCTCGTCCGATGGACGCTCGGCAGCCGGCCCTATTATCCAATGGTCAGCCAGTTCCTGCTCGGCGGGCTCTTCAGCGCCTATGCCGTCTTTTATTCCCGCAGTGCGTCGCTGACCGGTACGGCCGTGTTTTTCGGCCTGCTGGTCCTCCTATTGGTCGGCAACGAGTTCCTACGGGACCGGCTCTCGAATCTGCGGTTGACCGTGAGCCTCTATGCGCTCGTGTGTTTCTCGTTCTTCACCTTCTTCCTGCCCGTCATGACCGGCCTGATGAATGCGGCGATGTTCCTGCTCGGCGCGGTGCTCAGCGGCCTGGTCACCCTGCGGGTCGTGGAGCTGATCTATCGGAACAACCCGGACCGATCCCGGCGTGAGGCGGTCGGAGTCACTGCGCCCGCGCTCGCACTCATCGCCCTACTGGTGTCGTTCTACTTTCTCAATTGGATTCCGCCGGTGCCGCTGTCGTTGAAGTTCGGAGGCATCTATCACGAGGTGAAGAAAAGCGACGACCGGTTTGAGCTGTCCTACGCCAAGAAGTGGTACGAAGTGTGGAAGCGGTCCGATACTGTGTTCCCTGCTGATGAGCCGGTCTATTGCTTTACGGCGGTGTTTGCGCCGGTATCGCTCAATACGACGGTGTATCATCACTGGTATTTCCGAGCCCGGCACGATAGGCCGTTTACCCATGCGGATCGCATCCCGGTCAGGATTTCCGGAGGACGAGAGGGCGGATACCGGGCCTACACGTTCAAGCAGCGACTCGACTCGGGAGAGTGGCGCGTCGACGTGGAATCCGAGGACGGCCGTATCATCGGCCGGGTCTCCGTCACCGTGGAACAAGACTACGGGATGGGGCCGTTGGTCACGACCTTCTATTAA
- a CDS encoding cysteine-rich CWC family protein gives MRVGGSRGGWGGSKPLRRCAGVSVSEFDPAKCPRCGQGNECGMAAGSRACWCFESSIAPEVLDRVRCGSEGQACLCRICLSEPHSSMVELAKIHDRIRTWR, from the coding sequence ATGCGGGTGGGCGGAAGTCGAGGCGGCTGGGGTGGTTCCAAGCCGCTTCGCCGGTGCGCCGGCGTGAGCGTCTCGGAGTTCGATCCGGCCAAGTGCCCGCGCTGCGGACAGGGGAATGAATGCGGGATGGCGGCCGGCAGCAGAGCCTGTTGGTGTTTCGAGTCATCCATTGCACCGGAGGTCCTCGATCGTGTCCGATGCGGATCCGAGGGGCAGGCCTGCCTTTGTCGGATTTGTCTATCGGAGCCCCATTCCTCGATGGTCGAGTTGGCAAAGATTCACGATCGTATTCGAACGTGGAGGTAG
- a CDS encoding efflux RND transporter permease subunit, translating to MWLTLLALRNRIGILMLSLAMIVLGATSLNRLPVDLFPNIQVPVAFVGVLYKGAPPLDIEQSVVYPIEKAVSSASNVEHVESFAKQGIGAVQVWFNWGADINVGQMEVMQRITQILNSLPPGILQPFIVKFDVSNIPVAFVTVSSDALDERALYDLAFNTIAPQIEQIANVAAATVEGGKIRQININLDPALLNARGLSILDVVRSVKAANLILPSGNIKAGNLDYNVFTNNQFRTVEPIQDVIVKVNQTGNPVRVRDLGTVTDSSDIQTNIVRTDGNRAVYLRVNKQPIANTVEVVDALRASLPKMLGIPPDVTLGISFDQSVYIRQSISNLIEQALHGSLLAAAVILIFLRNLTSTLIISVAIPLSIMVTFIVLYFTGQTLNVFTLGGLALGIGRLVDDSIVELENIQRHLNATPRRWDAILEAAREVAMPILASTVTTVVVFLPMFFVVGIARLLLIPLTLTIAISLFTSFFVSRTVTPALCYKFLKPEHESHRRMPEWFVRLMAWSRERYESLDRGFEESLRWVLCHRRIFILGIVAIFGLSLALVPMIGTEFLPVSDESQFRIVLRAPVGQRVEKTEHQVAQVERVLRANIPPHELETIVSSTGVLAQGRSSLFNPNTGPHTSIISVYLKPPDMRTRNQVQIMNDVRPAVVKLFPGVAMFFDPGGLVKRVTSFGSQKSVDVEIYGYDFEKARGVIRDVEALMHQTPGLADIEVSREENYPEVNVVVDREKAALLGISETDIANAVLFSLNGNGQTDPIIYTDPQNGNEYYISAWLAEDHRKDLTDLENIILTASNKEPVLLKNVASLKLNAGPVKIDRKYFQRVIHITANPLNRDLGAIAADLEAGFSRLQLPTGFSIKLAGQIQQQRETFTGLLFATVLALILVYMVMAAQFKSLIDPFIIMFSVPMGFPGVILALFLTDTTLSTTSMMGIIMMLGIVVSNGVLLVDYTNVLRRKGTQLHQAVITAARTRLRPILMTSLATVFGLIPMAIGWGTGGETNAPLARAVVGGLSLSTLLTLFLVPTMYLILEERFPRPLVDEQPGGGDLPAQSSIEPLRG from the coding sequence ATGTGGCTGACGCTGCTTGCACTGCGCAACCGCATCGGGATCCTGATGCTGTCGCTCGCCATGATCGTGCTCGGCGCCACCTCCCTGAACCGGTTACCCGTCGATCTGTTTCCCAACATCCAGGTTCCCGTGGCATTCGTCGGCGTCCTCTACAAAGGCGCCCCGCCGCTCGACATCGAGCAAAGCGTCGTCTATCCCATCGAAAAAGCGGTCAGTTCGGCGTCGAACGTCGAACACGTCGAATCCTTCGCCAAACAGGGCATCGGGGCGGTCCAAGTCTGGTTCAATTGGGGCGCCGACATCAACGTGGGGCAGATGGAGGTGATGCAGCGCATCACCCAGATTCTGAACAGCCTGCCCCCCGGCATCCTGCAGCCGTTTATCGTCAAGTTCGACGTGTCGAACATCCCGGTGGCCTTCGTCACGGTATCCAGCGATGCCCTCGACGAGCGGGCCCTCTATGATCTGGCTTTCAACACGATCGCCCCGCAGATCGAACAGATCGCCAACGTCGCCGCCGCGACCGTCGAGGGCGGAAAGATCCGCCAGATCAACATCAATCTGGATCCCGCCCTGCTCAATGCCCGCGGGCTCTCCATCCTCGACGTGGTCAGATCCGTGAAAGCGGCGAATCTCATTCTTCCGTCCGGCAACATCAAGGCCGGGAATCTCGACTACAACGTCTTCACGAACAATCAATTCCGGACCGTCGAACCGATCCAGGACGTCATCGTCAAGGTCAACCAGACCGGCAATCCGGTGCGCGTGCGCGACCTCGGCACAGTCACCGACTCATCGGACATCCAAACCAACATCGTGCGAACCGACGGAAATCGCGCGGTGTACCTTCGGGTAAACAAGCAGCCGATCGCCAACACCGTCGAGGTGGTGGATGCGCTGCGGGCCTCGCTTCCCAAGATGCTCGGCATTCCACCCGACGTCACGCTGGGCATTTCCTTCGATCAATCGGTGTACATCCGCCAGTCCATCAGCAATCTGATCGAGCAGGCCCTGCACGGCTCCCTGTTGGCCGCGGCCGTCATTCTGATCTTTCTGAGGAATCTGACGAGCACCCTGATCATCTCCGTGGCCATTCCGCTCTCCATCATGGTGACCTTCATCGTCCTCTATTTCACGGGACAAACGTTGAACGTGTTCACGCTCGGCGGTCTCGCGCTCGGGATCGGACGGCTGGTCGACGACTCGATCGTGGAATTGGAAAACATCCAGCGACATCTCAATGCCACTCCCAGACGCTGGGATGCGATTCTGGAGGCCGCCCGCGAGGTCGCGATGCCCATCCTGGCGTCGACCGTCACGACCGTGGTGGTCTTCCTTCCGATGTTTTTCGTGGTCGGCATCGCCCGGCTCCTGCTGATTCCGCTGACGCTGACCATCGCCATCTCGCTCTTCACGTCGTTTTTTGTCTCGCGCACCGTCACGCCGGCGCTCTGCTACAAGTTTCTCAAACCTGAGCACGAATCCCATCGACGGATGCCCGAGTGGTTCGTGCGGCTCATGGCCTGGAGCCGCGAGCGGTACGAGTCGCTGGATCGGGGATTTGAAGAGTCGCTGCGATGGGTCCTGTGTCATCGCCGGATATTCATCCTCGGCATCGTGGCCATCTTCGGTTTGAGCCTGGCGCTCGTGCCGATGATCGGCACGGAATTCCTTCCCGTATCGGACGAAAGTCAATTCCGCATCGTGCTGCGGGCACCGGTGGGACAGCGCGTGGAAAAGACCGAGCACCAGGTGGCTCAAGTCGAACGGGTCCTGCGCGCGAACATTCCGCCTCACGAACTCGAAACCATCGTTTCGAGCACGGGCGTGCTCGCACAGGGCCGTTCCTCCCTGTTCAATCCCAATACCGGCCCGCACACGTCGATCATCTCCGTTTACTTGAAACCGCCGGACATGCGGACCCGTAATCAGGTGCAAATCATGAATGACGTGCGGCCGGCAGTGGTCAAGCTCTTTCCCGGTGTGGCCATGTTTTTCGACCCGGGCGGGCTGGTCAAACGGGTGACGAGCTTCGGCTCGCAAAAATCGGTAGACGTGGAAATCTACGGCTATGACTTTGAGAAGGCCCGCGGCGTCATCCGGGACGTCGAGGCGCTCATGCACCAGACTCCCGGCCTGGCCGACATCGAGGTCAGTCGTGAAGAAAATTATCCGGAAGTGAATGTGGTCGTGGATCGGGAAAAAGCCGCGCTGCTTGGAATCAGCGAAACGGACATCGCCAACGCCGTCTTATTTTCGTTGAACGGCAACGGGCAAACGGACCCCATCATTTATACCGATCCGCAGAACGGCAACGAGTACTACATCAGCGCGTGGCTGGCCGAAGACCATCGCAAAGACCTGACCGACCTGGAGAACATCATCCTGACCGCCAGCAACAAGGAGCCGGTGCTCCTGAAAAACGTCGCCTCGCTCAAGCTCAATGCCGGGCCGGTCAAGATCGACCGCAAGTATTTCCAACGGGTCATCCATATCACGGCCAACCCGTTGAATCGGGACCTCGGCGCGATCGCCGCCGACCTCGAGGCCGGATTCTCCCGTCTGCAGCTGCCAACCGGTTTCAGCATCAAACTGGCCGGTCAAATCCAGCAGCAGCGCGAAACCTTCACCGGCCTGTTGTTTGCCACGGTGCTGGCCTTGATCCTGGTCTATATGGTCATGGCGGCCCAATTCAAATCGCTGATCGATCCGTTCATTATCATGTTTTCGGTTCCGATGGGCTTCCCCGGCGTCATTTTGGCGCTGTTCCTGACCGACACGACCCTGTCCACCACGTCGATGATGGGCATCATCATGATGTTGGGTATCGTCGTCTCCAATGGCGTGTTGCTCGTGGATTACACGAACGTCTTGCGCCGCAAGGGAACCCAGCTCCATCAGGCCGTGATCACTGCCGCCAGGACCAGACTTCGCCCTATCCTCATGACGTCCTTGGCCACCGTGTTCGGATTGATCCCCATGGCAATCGGCTGGGGAACCGGCGGAGAGACCAATGCCCCCTTGGCCCGAGCTGTGGTGGGCGGTCTCAGCCTCTCCACCTTGCTGACCCTCTTTCTCGTACCGACGATGTATTTGATTCTCGAGGAGCGGTTTCCGAGGCCCCTTGTCGACGAGCAGCCAGGTGGGGGCGACCTACCGGCGCAATCCTCGATTGAGCCGCTAAGAGGATAG
- a CDS encoding acyl-CoA desaturase yields the protein MVATSPDQSIPPKSPGFCWWESLPFVAIHLLCLAAILTGVRWEWVVLAVVSYYVRMIGVTAGYHRYFSHRSFKTSRMFQFLLAFWAMTSAQKGVLWWAAHHRHHHKYSDRKEDFHSPLQRGFWYSHVGWILSDDHVKTDLTLVKDLSRYPEIRFLDRFYFLPPFVYGGLLYLLWGFPGLVWGFFISTTALYHCTFFINSLTHLFGTVRYRSGDGSRNSLILALLCCGEGWHNNHHHYQIAANQGWFWWEVDLSYYVLVVLSWVGLVWDIRTPPPQIKAATIATELSFRSDGPQAPAALR from the coding sequence GTGGTAGCTACCAGTCCCGATCAGTCGATCCCGCCTAAATCTCCCGGCTTCTGCTGGTGGGAGTCGCTCCCGTTCGTTGCCATCCACTTGCTCTGTCTTGCCGCAATCCTGACGGGTGTACGATGGGAATGGGTTGTCCTGGCCGTCGTGAGTTACTACGTGAGGATGATCGGCGTCACGGCGGGGTATCACCGCTATTTCTCGCACCGGTCGTTCAAGACGAGCCGGATGTTTCAATTTCTACTGGCGTTTTGGGCCATGACGTCGGCACAGAAGGGCGTGTTGTGGTGGGCCGCCCATCACCGCCATCACCATAAGTATTCGGATCGGAAAGAAGATTTCCATTCCCCTCTGCAGCGGGGGTTCTGGTATTCGCACGTCGGCTGGATCCTCTCGGATGATCACGTCAAGACCGACTTGACCCTGGTGAAGGACCTGAGCCGCTATCCTGAGATTCGGTTCCTGGATCGGTTCTATTTTCTTCCCCCGTTTGTCTACGGCGGCCTGCTCTATTTGCTCTGGGGATTTCCGGGGTTGGTCTGGGGCTTCTTCATCTCCACAACGGCGCTCTACCATTGCACGTTCTTCATCAATTCACTGACTCATTTGTTCGGGACCGTTCGATACCGATCCGGTGACGGAAGCAGAAACAGCCTCATCCTCGCTCTCCTTTGCTGCGGGGAAGGCTGGCACAACAATCACCACCACTATCAGATTGCAGCCAATCAAGGTTGGTTCTGGTGGGAGGTGGACCTGTCCTACTACGTCCTCGTCGTCCTGTCGTGGGTTGGGCTTGTATGGGACATCCGCACGCCGCCCCCGCAGATCAAAGCCGCGACCATCGCCACCGAGCTGTCCTTCCGATCGGACGGCCCCCAGGCACCGGCCGCCCTCCGATAG
- a CDS encoding YajG family lipoprotein yields MDKVLMRAGAVMVLLVGGLIGSGCGGSGQTVHLDVVPKPMPAQMAEPEAVKIVVVPFEDRRMEKSRVGMRTHLWGGVTYFNTKGDKPGDAYAQALAERLRARGWHDRSWDVRVLPAGSENSADIVITGQIVDLSANAKSRMFSTALTSSSKVTISAHNNADKTTTNRTIEGAQTDTVFWFTDSDIQKVLTATIKDTIDRYVEDTTISQRTLRPSR; encoded by the coding sequence ATGGATAAGGTGTTGATGCGTGCCGGGGCGGTGATGGTGTTGCTGGTGGGGGGACTGATCGGGTCCGGTTGCGGTGGAAGCGGCCAGACCGTTCATTTGGATGTCGTTCCCAAGCCGATGCCCGCACAGATGGCGGAGCCCGAAGCGGTCAAGATCGTGGTTGTCCCGTTCGAGGACCGGCGCATGGAGAAGAGCCGCGTCGGTATGCGGACGCATCTCTGGGGCGGAGTCACCTATTTCAACACGAAGGGCGACAAGCCGGGCGACGCCTATGCGCAAGCGCTGGCGGAGCGGCTGCGGGCCAGGGGGTGGCATGACCGGTCGTGGGATGTCCGGGTGTTGCCGGCCGGCTCAGAAAACTCGGCGGACATCGTGATTACCGGGCAGATCGTCGACTTATCCGCCAACGCCAAGAGCCGGATGTTCTCGACGGCGCTGACGTCCAGCAGCAAGGTGACGATTTCAGCGCACAACAACGCGGATAAGACGACCACCAATCGCACGATCGAGGGCGCGCAGACCGACACCGTCTTTTGGTTCACGGATAGCGACATACAGAAAGTGCTCACTGCGACCATCAAGGACACGATCGATCGGTATGTCGAGGACACGACGATTTCACAGCGCACGCTCCGGCCCAGCCGATAG
- a CDS encoding FAD-binding oxidoreductase, which produces MTLTYQAEVCRIRDLTHDVRELELALHEPSRLSFKAGQFISFEVPKAGLPQPVVRPYSIASPPSIGDRVTLVFNLVQGGPGSQYLYGLRTGDAVRFKGPAGSFYLREDSNRRMLCVATGTGIAPLWSMIVSELERQSSQPVTLFWGLRYERDLYYREELDGLASRFPRFSFVTCLSQPGPDWTGVRGRVTELVRDRVTSVRDLSVYLCGNGAMIKDVTALIQAKGLCPIYREKYY; this is translated from the coding sequence GTGACGTTGACCTACCAAGCGGAAGTCTGTCGAATTCGAGACTTGACGCATGATGTTCGTGAACTGGAACTGGCCTTGCACGAACCGTCTCGTCTTTCCTTCAAGGCCGGACAGTTCATTTCGTTTGAGGTGCCGAAGGCCGGTCTCCCCCAACCCGTGGTCCGGCCCTATTCCATTGCGTCTCCCCCCTCGATCGGGGATCGGGTGACCTTGGTCTTTAATTTGGTGCAGGGGGGGCCGGGTTCGCAGTATCTCTATGGTCTTCGGACGGGTGATGCCGTCCGGTTCAAGGGCCCGGCCGGGTCGTTCTACCTGCGAGAGGATTCCAACCGACGGATGCTCTGTGTCGCCACGGGGACCGGCATCGCTCCTCTTTGGTCCATGATTGTTTCGGAATTGGAGCGGCAGAGTTCTCAGCCTGTCACCCTTTTCTGGGGCCTCAGATACGAGCGGGACCTGTATTACCGGGAGGAACTGGACGGGCTGGCCTCCCGCTTCCCGAGGTTTTCGTTCGTCACCTGCCTCTCGCAGCCTGGTCCGGACTGGACGGGGGTCAGGGGACGAGTCACGGAGTTGGTCCGGGACCGGGTGACGTCGGTGCGTGACCTTTCCGTGTATCTATGTGGTAACGGCGCGATGATCAAGGATGTGACGGCCCTGATTCAGGCGAAAGGGTTGTGCCCGATCTATCGGGAGAAGTACTACTGA
- a CDS encoding SCP2 sterol-binding domain-containing protein: protein MKPPTLKEFFRHLPEKLDTDAAEGLEAVYQFDLSGIEGGNYFLTVSQGACRVNEGKHDDPHVTLAMAGEDCIKVLTGQLSGQMAAMSGKLRIMGDLGLALQLRALFPGIGS, encoded by the coding sequence ATGAAGCCTCCGACACTCAAAGAATTCTTCCGGCATCTGCCCGAGAAACTCGACACAGACGCGGCCGAAGGCCTGGAGGCCGTCTATCAGTTCGACTTGAGCGGCATCGAGGGCGGGAACTACTTCCTGACCGTCAGCCAGGGCGCGTGCCGGGTCAACGAGGGGAAGCACGACGATCCGCATGTGACGCTGGCCATGGCGGGCGAGGATTGTATCAAGGTCCTCACCGGGCAATTGAGCGGTCAAATGGCCGCCATGTCCGGCAAGTTGAGGATCATGGGAGATCTGGGACTGGCGCTTCAATTGCGCGCGCTCTTTCCCGGTATTGGGTCGTAG
- the cfa gene encoding cyclopropane fatty acyl phospholipid synthase has product MSQKSTIESLLEKAGIQVDGPEPGDIRVHDDRFYARVLAEGSLGLGESYMDGWWDSRRLDDFFAKFHDVPLDHAVVDKYLIMNALKARLFNMQNMRLSKRVAQQHYDLDNAFYEKMLGPHMQYTCAYWKRAQDLETAQKHKLDLICRKLHLQKGERVLELGCGWGGFARYAATHYGCSVTAYNISEQQVSYARKWCEDLPVEVIQGDYRSASGEFDKVAAIGLCEHVGYKNYRTLMETVHRTLKRRGLFLLHTIGNNASVSTADPWFDKYIFPGGMLPSVAQLSAAMDGLLVLEDWHNFGPDYDRTLVAWQENVDRHWDELKAKFDERFRRMWRYYLLSLAGAFRARRIHLWQVVLSKHGALGGYEPVR; this is encoded by the coding sequence ATGAGTCAAAAATCCACGATCGAGAGTTTGCTTGAAAAGGCCGGCATCCAGGTCGATGGACCGGAGCCGGGCGACATCCGTGTCCACGACGACCGTTTCTATGCCCGGGTGCTGGCGGAAGGGTCGTTGGGATTGGGCGAATCCTACATGGACGGCTGGTGGGATTCGCGGCGCTTGGACGACTTCTTCGCCAAGTTCCACGATGTGCCGCTGGATCACGCCGTCGTCGACAAATACCTGATCATGAACGCATTGAAGGCGCGGCTGTTCAACATGCAGAACATGCGGCTTTCGAAGCGGGTTGCCCAGCAGCATTATGATCTGGACAATGCCTTCTATGAAAAAATGCTCGGCCCGCACATGCAGTATACCTGCGCCTATTGGAAACGGGCCCAGGATCTGGAGACGGCGCAGAAGCACAAGCTGGACCTCATCTGCAGAAAACTGCACCTTCAGAAGGGAGAACGGGTCCTGGAGCTCGGGTGCGGATGGGGCGGCTTCGCCCGCTATGCCGCGACTCACTACGGATGCAGCGTGACGGCCTACAATATTTCCGAACAACAAGTGAGCTATGCACGCAAGTGGTGCGAGGACCTTCCGGTCGAGGTGATTCAGGGCGACTACCGGAGCGCCTCGGGCGAGTTCGACAAGGTCGCGGCCATCGGCCTGTGCGAGCACGTGGGATACAAGAATTACCGGACGCTCATGGAAACGGTCCATCGGACGCTGAAGCGCCGCGGACTCTTTCTGCTCCATACGATCGGGAACAACGCGTCGGTCTCGACGGCCGATCCCTGGTTCGACAAGTACATTTTCCCCGGCGGGATGCTCCCTTCCGTCGCGCAGCTCAGTGCGGCGATGGACGGACTCTTGGTGTTGGAGGACTGGCACAATTTCGGGCCCGATTACGACCGCACGCTCGTGGCATGGCAGGAGAACGTGGACCGGCATTGGGACGAGCTCAAGGCGAAATTCGACGAACGGTTCCGCCGGATGTGGCGGTACTACCTCCTGTCGCTGGCCGGGGCCTTCCGCGCCCGCCGTATTCACCTCTGGCAGGTCGTGCTGTCCAAGCACGGTGCGTTGGGGGGATACGAGCCGGTACGATAA
- a CDS encoding FAD-binding oxidoreductase yields the protein MIPFDAYAEKRARAAASMQSLGSEGLSLEKSTSNLFRHRTGSAKPRLDLREFRHVIRIDEQARTAEVEALTTYEELVRETLPFQLMPAVVPQLKSITVGGAIAGIGIESSSFRYGFVHETMRELDVLLSDGRVVTATADNDHRDLFFGFPNSYGTLGYALRTVIDLIPIKPFVKLTHRRFTDPDRYFEAMADACRQGGADFVDGTMFDGRTFYLTTGIFVGQAEWLSDYTYLQMYYRSITEKTTDYLITHDYLWRWDTDWFWCSKHFLLQYPIMRRLWGKERLNSGVYWRLWKRAHGSRVAQLALKMIEGRQEAVIQDVEIPIEQAPRFARFFNERIGITPVWLCPVAVRDPARSYSLYPMEPGMPYVNFGFWDTVKSRHGDGHFNKLVEETVRDLRGHKSLYSTSYYSREEFDRLYNGEAYRRLKGLYDPGKRLKGLYEKCVLKL from the coding sequence ATGATTCCTTTTGACGCGTATGCCGAGAAGCGGGCGCGCGCCGCCGCGAGCATGCAGTCCCTCGGTTCCGAGGGACTTTCGCTGGAGAAATCCACTTCCAATCTCTTCCGGCATCGGACCGGATCCGCCAAACCTCGGCTCGATCTGCGGGAGTTTCGTCACGTCATTCGCATCGACGAACAGGCTCGGACCGCGGAAGTGGAAGCCCTGACGACGTACGAAGAACTGGTCCGCGAAACCTTGCCATTCCAATTGATGCCGGCGGTGGTGCCGCAGCTCAAGTCCATCACGGTCGGCGGCGCGATCGCGGGGATCGGCATCGAATCTTCATCGTTCCGATACGGGTTCGTTCACGAGACCATGCGTGAACTCGACGTCCTGCTCTCCGACGGGCGCGTCGTCACGGCGACCGCCGACAACGATCATCGCGACCTGTTCTTCGGGTTTCCCAATTCCTACGGCACGCTGGGCTATGCGTTGCGCACCGTCATCGATCTGATTCCGATCAAACCCTTCGTGAAGCTGACGCACCGCCGCTTTACGGATCCGGATCGGTATTTTGAGGCCATGGCGGACGCCTGCCGCCAGGGCGGCGCCGATTTCGTGGACGGCACGATGTTCGACGGGCGGACGTTCTACCTGACGACGGGAATCTTCGTCGGCCAGGCGGAATGGCTGAGCGATTACACCTATCTGCAGATGTACTACCGGTCCATCACGGAGAAGACGACCGATTACCTGATCACACACGACTATCTCTGGCGTTGGGATACGGATTGGTTCTGGTGCTCCAAGCATTTCCTGCTGCAATATCCGATCATGCGCCGGTTATGGGGCAAAGAGCGGCTCAATTCCGGAGTGTACTGGAGGTTGTGGAAGCGGGCCCACGGCTCACGGGTCGCGCAATTGGCCCTGAAGATGATCGAAGGCCGTCAGGAGGCCGTCATTCAAGACGTGGAGATTCCGATCGAACAGGCCCCACGATTTGCGCGGTTCTTCAACGAGCGCATCGGCATCACGCCGGTCTGGCTCTGTCCGGTCGCGGTTCGCGATCCCGCCCGTTCGTACAGTCTGTATCCCATGGAACCCGGCATGCCCTATGTCAATTTCGGTTTCTGGGATACGGTCAAGAGCCGTCACGGCGACGGGCATTTCAATAAGCTGGTCGAAGAGACGGTTCGGGATCTTCGCGGCCATAAGTCGCTGTATTCGACCTCGTATTATTCTCGGGAAGAATTCGATCGGCTGTACAATGGCGAGGCCTATCGCCGTTTGAAGGGCCTGTACGATCCGGGGAAACGGCTGAAGGGTCTCTATGAAAAATGTGTGCTCAAGCTCTGA